The Coffea arabica cultivar ET-39 chromosome 1e, Coffea Arabica ET-39 HiFi, whole genome shotgun sequence genome has a window encoding:
- the LOC113704477 gene encoding F-box protein At3g26010, with protein sequence MLKKMTHNMWFKDGCMPDWFLIEVLCRVPIKSVFRFKSVSKQWLSLISHPSFARFYISQASALPGQCQQWVFLFKRMHVEGSTISHFADQHNKPLANMYSCNPTSPDFHILPLPDSQEAKGQTCFIRAIHNGFLLYGWFQYKPYLYNHIVEYYICNPVTKQWFALPAPKHLFKQVNVGFVTQVEAGILRSYKVVLVHCCPQKRGFLEFEIFSSESGIWEDFVVNSGCAIRISCHHKPIFFEENLHWSDSELGIIAYDPYNNPNEFRIIEFPTDADGEYSMSRYGFNSSMYGVHQGYLKYFEVSRPLQQGFSDFKIWVLEDYNSNKWFLQHTVRNEEIIVDDSLHLRMLTAIPVAFHPYDADIVYLGWNNNLVTFNIQTRRLKSLGFPNNPKEIYQISGEACWSCFLFVLPIWPVRIPLSLSAGADSL encoded by the coding sequence ATGCTCAAGAAAATGACACATAATATGTGGTTCAAAGATGGTTGTATGCCTGACTGGTTCTTGATTGAGGTCCTCTGCAGGGTTCCTATCAAGTCTGTCTTTAGGTTCAAAAGCGTCTCAAAACAATGGCTTTCTCTGATCTCTCATCCATCTTTTGCTCGTTTCTACATTTCTCAAGCCTCAGCTTTGCCAGGGCAGTGCCAGCAATGGGTATTTCTCTTCAAGAGAATGCATGTGGAGGGTTCTACAATATCCCACTTTGCTGATCAGCATAATAAGCCACTAGCGAATATGTATTCTTGCAATCCTACTTCACCAGATTTTCACATACTCCCTTTACCAGATTCTCAGGAAGCGAAGGGGCAAACCTGTTTTATCAGAGCAATTCACAATGGATTTTTGTTGTATGGTTGGTTTCAATATAAGCCATATTTATACAACCACATTGTGGAATATTACATTTGTAATCCTGTTACCAAGCAGTGGTTTGCTCTTCCTGCACCGAAACATCTCTTCAAACAGGTCAATGTGGGGTTTGTTACACAAGTTGAGGCAGGAATATTAAGAAGTTATAAAGTTGTTTTAGTTCATTGTTGTCCTCAGAAACGAGGATTCCTCGAGTTTGAGATATTTTCTTCTGAATCTGGAATATGGGAGGACTTTGTTGTAAATTCCGGATGTGCAATAAGAATTTCCTGTCACCACAAGCCTATCTTTTTCGAGGAGAATCTGCACTGGAGTGATAGTGAACTTGGAATTATAGCCTATGATCCTTACAATAATCCTAATGAGTTTCGCATCATTGAGTTTCCAACTGATGCAGACGGGGAATATAGCATGTCAAGATATGGTTTCAATTCTAGTATGTATGGTGTTCATCAAGGATATCTGAAGTATTTTGAAGTTTCTCGTCCACTGCAACAGGGATTTTCAGACTTCAAAATATGGGTTCTTGAGGACTACAACTCTAACAAGTGGTTCCTACAACACACTGTAAGGAATGAAGAAATTATAGTTGATGATAGTCTGCATCTTCGCATGTTAACTGCCATACCGGTAGCCTTCCATCCATATGATGCAGATATAGTTTATCTGGGGTGGAATAACAATTTGGTCACATTCAACATCCAAACCAGGAGATTAAAATCGCTTGGATTTCCAAACAACCCCAAAGAAATATATCAGATCTCTGGTGAGGCTTGCTGGTCCTGCTTCTTGTTTGTGCTTCCAATTTGGCCAGTTCGCATTCCACTTTCCCTATCTGCAGGAGCCGATAGTCTTTAA
- the LOC113704485 gene encoding elongation factor 1-beta translates to MAVTFSDLHTEAGLKALDEFLAGKTYVSGDHLTKDDVKVYAAVLKQPSADLYPNASQWYQSVSSKLAPSFPGKAVGVRIGQGAAAEAAPAVVAKEAPAAEDDDDLDLFGDETEEEKKAAEQREAAKASTKKKESGKSSVLMDIKPWDDETDMKKLEEEVRKVEKPGLLWGASKLVPVGYGIKKLQIMLTIVDDLVSVDDLIEDQLTVEPCSEYVQSCDIVAFNKI, encoded by the exons ATGGCTGTTACCTTCTCAGATCTCCACACAGAGGCTGGCCTCAAAGCCCTTGATGAATTTCTTGCTGGCAAAACTTATGTATCTGG GGATCATCTTACAAAGGATGATGTGAAGGTATACGCTGCCGTTTTGAAGCAGCCCAGTGCTGATTTGTATCCCAATGCTAGCCAATGGTACCAATCCGTCTCCTCAAAACTTGCCCCAAG CTTTCCTGGAAAAGCTGTTGGAGTGAGAATTGGCCAAGGTGCTGCTGCAGAAGCTGCTCCAGCTGTGGTGGCCAAG GAAGCACCTGCAGCAGAAGATGATGATGACCTTGATCTCTTTGGTGATGAaacagaggaagaaaagaaggcaGCAGAACAGAGGGAGGCTGCTAAAGCATCCACCAAGAAGAAAGAGA GTGGAAAATCATCCGTTCTTATGGATATTAAACCTTGGGATGATGAGACAGACATGAAGAAGCTCGAGGAGGAAGTTCGCAAAGTCGAGAAGCCTGGGCTTTTGTGGGGAGCCT CAAAACTGGTCCCTGTCGGTTACGGTATAAAGAAGTTGCAGATCATGCTTACCATAGTGGATGACCTTGTCTCAGTTGATGATCTCATTGAGGACCAGCTCACAGTTGAGCCATGCAGCGAGTATGTGCAAAGCTGTGACATTGTTGCCTTCAACAAAATCTGA